The following are encoded together in the Salvelinus alpinus chromosome 29, SLU_Salpinus.1, whole genome shotgun sequence genome:
- the galnt12 gene encoding LOW QUALITY PROTEIN: polypeptide N-acetylgalactosaminyltransferase 12 (The sequence of the model RefSeq protein was modified relative to this genomic sequence to represent the inferred CDS: inserted 1 base in 1 codon), whose translation MALCRGRNRSELIVCLFGASIVGYYIFIRHNNPGDIGGTSIREVPTEQDIGNELLKKPVYDKPPLDLNALGELGRAVKLNLVGEEKKNEEESIKKHQINTYVSDMISLHRSLPERWNPLCKDLKYDYRSLPSTSVVIAFYNEAWSTLLRTVHSVLETSPNLLLREVVLVDDYSDRAHLKEPLENYISSLKKVRLIRARKREGLVRARLLGASIATGDVLTFLDCHCECHEGWLEPLLHRIKEKPSAVVCPVIDVIDWNTFQYLGNSGEPHIGGFDWRLVFTWHPVPEYEQKHRRSAIDVIRSPTMAGGLFAVSKNYFHYLGTYDTGMEVWXGENLEFSFRILQCWGSLEIHPCSHVGHVFPKNAPYSRSKALANSVRAAEVWMDEYKELYYHRNPHARLEAFGDVTDRRKLRTQLGCNDFKWYLENIYPDIHVPEDRPGTFGMLKNRGMSSYCFDYNPPDDHNLVGHRIILYPCHGMGQNQFFEYSSKRSEIRYNTRDPAGCAVGDAVSTYLTVHLCKNPRQPVPQDQKFVLREDGTLYHMMTEKCVQAVDKTDNGSRAPALRPCSNHANQKWFFEERGA comes from the exons ATGGCACTTTGCAGGGGAAGGAATCGATCAGAGTTGATAGTTTGCCTGTTCGGGGCTTCTATAGTGGGATATTATATTTTTATCAGGCATAATAATCCAGGTGACATAGGTGGAACAAGCATAAGAGAAGTTCCCACTGAGCAAGATATTGGAAATGAATTGCTTAAAAAGCCTGTTTATGACAAACCGCCGTTGGACTTAAATGCCTTAGGAGAACTGGGCAGAGCTGTCAAATTGAACCTCGttggagaggagaagaaaaacGAAGAGGAAAGTATTAAGAAGCACCAGATTAATACCTATGTGAGTGATATGATATCTCTCCACCGCAGCCTACCTGAAAGATGGAATCCTCT TTGTAAGGACCTGAAGTATGACTACAGGTCTTTGCCATCTACCTCAGTGGTGATCGCCTTCTACAACGAGGCGTGGTCCACGCTGCTACGCACTGTTCACAGTGTCCTGGAGACATCACCTAACTTACTGCTACGAGAGGTGGTGCTGGTGGACGACTATAGTGACAGAG CTCATTTGAAGGAGCCGTTGGAAAACTACATCTCCAGCCTGAAGAAGGTGCGTCTGATCCGGGCCAGGAAGAGGGAGGGCCTGGTGCGGGCCAGGCTCCTGGGGGCCTCCATTGCCACGGGTGACGTGCTGACCTTCCTGGACTGCCACTGTGAATGTCACGAGGGCTGGCTGGAGCCGCTGCTCCACAG GATAAAGGAGAAGCCATCGGCTGTGGTCTGTCCCGTCATCGATGTCATCGACTGGAACACTTTTCAGTATCTAGGCAACTCTGGGGAACCCCATATCGGAGGATTTGATTGGCGGCTGGTCTTCACCTGGCACCCGGTGCCAGAGTACGAGCAGAAACACAGACGCTCTGCCATCGATGTCATCAG GTCTCCTACTATGGCTGGTGGGCTGTTTGCTGTCAGTAAGAACTATTTCCATTACCTGGGCACGTATGACACAGGCATGGAGGTGT GAGGAGAGAACCTAGAGTTCTCATtcagg ATCTTGCAGTGCTGGGGCAGCCTGGAGATCCACCCCTGCTCCCACGTGGGCCACGTCTTCCCCAAGAACGCCCCCTACTCGCGGAGCAAGGCCCTGGCCAACAGCGTGCGTGCTGCCGAGGTCTGGATGGACGAGTACAAGGAGTTGTACTACCACCGTAACCCCCACGCTCGCCTG GAGGCCTTTGGGGATGTGACAGACAGGAGGAAGCTCAGGACCCAGTTAGGATGTAACGACTTCAAGTGGTACCTGGAGAACATCTATCCTGATATCCACGTTCCTGAGGACAGGCCTGGGACATTTGGAATG CTGAAGAACAGAGGCATGTCCAGCTACTGCTTTGACTACAATCCTCCTGACGACCATAACCTGGTGGGCCACCGAATCATCCTCTACCCCTGTCATGGCATGGGACAAAACCAG TTCTTTGAGTACTCCAGTAAGAGAAGTGAGATCCGCTATAACACCAGGGACCCAGCAGGGTGCGCTGTGGGGGACGCCGTCTCCACTTACCTGACTGTGCACCTGTGCAAGAATCCCCGGCAGCCTGTGCCACAGGACCAGAAGTTTGTCctcagagag GATGGCACCCTTTACCACATGATGACCGAGAAGTGTGTCCAGGCCGTGGACAAGACGGACAATGGCAGCCGTGCCCCCGCCCTGCGGCCCTGCTCGAACCACGCCAACCAGAAGTGGTTCTTTGAGGAGAGGGGGGCATAA